The following proteins come from a genomic window of Pyxidicoccus sp. MSG2:
- a CDS encoding 2-dehydropantoate 2-reductase, producing MASSPEICVFGAGSIGCYVGGRLAATGAAVRFIGRERVVAEVREHGLRLTDWRGADLKVPASDVHVSTGHEALASADLVLVTVKSAATEEAGGALAARLKPGASVISFQNGLHRADVLRGLLPGRAVLQGMVPFNVAAQGQGHFHAGTEGTLEVEQHAVLAPFLDAFTRAGLPLKQHADIVAVQWAKLLLNLNNAVNALADLPLKEELSQRAWRRCLALAQSEALAVLKHAGVKPAKLTPLPPGWIPTLLGGPDAVFRGLAKKMLAIDPKARSSMWDDLHAGRKTEVDYLNGEVVRFAHRHGLSAPVNSRLVELIHEAESGKRRAWTGDALLADLKQAELEDGP from the coding sequence ATGGCCTCGTCCCCTGAAATCTGTGTCTTCGGCGCGGGCAGCATCGGGTGTTACGTCGGTGGCCGGCTCGCGGCGACGGGCGCGGCGGTGCGCTTCATCGGCCGGGAGCGCGTGGTGGCGGAGGTCCGCGAGCACGGCCTGCGCCTGACGGACTGGCGGGGCGCGGACCTGAAGGTGCCGGCTTCCGACGTGCACGTCTCCACGGGGCACGAGGCGCTGGCCTCGGCGGACCTGGTGCTCGTCACGGTGAAGTCCGCGGCGACGGAAGAGGCGGGGGGCGCGCTCGCGGCGAGGCTCAAACCCGGCGCCAGCGTCATCAGCTTCCAGAACGGTCTGCACCGCGCGGACGTGCTGCGCGGCCTGTTGCCGGGCCGCGCGGTGCTGCAGGGCATGGTGCCCTTCAACGTCGCGGCGCAGGGCCAGGGCCATTTCCACGCGGGCACCGAGGGCACGCTGGAGGTGGAGCAGCACGCGGTGCTCGCGCCCTTCCTGGATGCCTTCACGCGGGCGGGGCTGCCGTTGAAGCAGCACGCGGACATCGTCGCGGTGCAGTGGGCGAAGCTGCTGCTCAACCTCAACAACGCCGTCAATGCGCTGGCGGACCTGCCACTGAAGGAGGAACTGTCCCAGCGCGCGTGGCGCCGATGCCTGGCGCTGGCGCAGAGCGAGGCGCTGGCGGTGTTGAAGCACGCCGGGGTGAAACCCGCGAAGCTGACGCCGCTGCCGCCAGGTTGGATTCCCACGCTGCTGGGGGGGCCGGACGCGGTGTTCCGCGGTCTCGCGAAGAAGATGCTCGCCATCGACCCGAAGGCGCGCTCGTCCATGTGGGACGACCTGCACGCGGGCCGGAAGACGGAGGTGGACTACCTCAACGGCGAGGTCGTCCGGTTCGCCCACCGGCACGGGCTGTCCGCTCCGGTCAACTCACGCCTCGTGGAGCTGATCCACGAGGCGGAAAGCGGCAAGCGCCGCGCGTGGACCGGGGACGCGCTGCTAGCGGACCTGAAGCAGGCGGAACTCGAGGACGGGCCTTGA
- a CDS encoding glutathione S-transferase family protein, translating to MTNNMLTVHHLGRSQSERIVWLCEELELEYELKRYARRKDNKLAPPEYKALHPMGTAPIITDGQLVLGESGAISEYLIETHGNGRLAVKRGQPGFADYLYWFHFANGTLQPVVLQVRYLERVDPSEENAPLQAAKERFNQVFSTVEKRLGEALYLAGPELTAADIMMVFSLTTMRLFKPYNLSPWPNILAYLQRIGARPAYQRAMQKADPDMTPLLGATP from the coding sequence ATGACGAACAACATGCTGACCGTGCATCACCTCGGGCGCTCCCAATCGGAGCGGATTGTCTGGCTTTGCGAGGAGCTGGAGCTCGAATATGAGCTGAAGCGGTATGCGCGCCGAAAGGACAACAAGCTGGCGCCGCCGGAATACAAGGCGCTGCACCCGATGGGGACGGCGCCCATCATCACCGATGGGCAACTGGTGCTCGGCGAATCCGGGGCAATTTCCGAATATCTGATTGAGACCCATGGCAACGGACGGCTCGCCGTGAAGCGCGGCCAGCCCGGATTCGCCGACTATCTCTACTGGTTCCACTTCGCCAACGGGACCTTGCAGCCGGTCGTCTTGCAGGTGAGGTATCTGGAGCGCGTCGATCCGTCCGAGGAGAACGCGCCGCTGCAGGCGGCGAAGGAGCGGTTCAACCAGGTCTTCTCCACAGTGGAGAAGCGTCTGGGTGAGGCGCTCTATCTCGCGGGTCCGGAGCTGACGGCGGCGGACATCATGATGGTGTTCTCGCTGACCACCATGCGGCTGTTCAAGCCGTACAACCTCTCGCCGTGGCCGAACATCCTGGCCTATCTGCAGCGGATTGGCGCGCGCCCCGCATATCAGCGCGCGATGCAGAAGGCGGATCCGGACATGACGCCGTTGTTGGGGGCCACTCCATGA
- a CDS encoding DUF2238 domain-containing protein, with amino-acid sequence MHPPASRMTPEPSTEAAVPTRDFAPTPVFPPVHGTREEARLALLLAGVLAPILLLTLIFSPTGQLNWLLETGPGLVGMVVLAATFRRFPMSRWVYVCVFLHVLVLTYGGFYTYALTPLGNWARDTFGLMRNPYDRLGHFAQGFFPAFIIREVLLRRTPLRRGGWLNFLTGSVALAISAFYELLEWWAALLLDPEGGDTFLGTQGDIWDAQWDMFLALCGATVAIAAFGRAHLRSVEELVARARVT; translated from the coding sequence ATGCATCCTCCCGCCTCCCGCATGACTCCCGAGCCCTCCACCGAAGCCGCGGTGCCCACGCGGGACTTCGCGCCCACGCCCGTTTTTCCTCCCGTGCATGGCACGCGGGAGGAGGCGCGCCTTGCGCTCCTGCTCGCAGGGGTGCTGGCGCCCATCCTGTTGCTCACCCTCATCTTCAGCCCGACCGGCCAGCTCAACTGGCTGCTGGAGACGGGTCCGGGGCTGGTAGGCATGGTCGTGCTGGCCGCCACCTTCCGCCGCTTCCCCATGTCGCGCTGGGTCTACGTCTGCGTCTTCCTGCACGTCCTCGTGCTCACCTATGGCGGCTTCTACACCTACGCGCTCACGCCGTTGGGCAACTGGGCGCGCGACACCTTCGGGTTGATGCGCAACCCGTATGACCGGCTCGGCCACTTCGCGCAGGGCTTCTTCCCCGCGTTCATCATCCGCGAGGTGCTGCTGCGCCGGACTCCGCTGCGCCGAGGCGGCTGGCTGAACTTCCTCACCGGCTCGGTGGCGCTGGCCATCAGCGCGTTCTACGAGTTGCTCGAGTGGTGGGCCGCGCTGCTGCTGGACCCCGAGGGCGGAGACACGTTCCTCGGCACGCAGGGCGACATCTGGGACGCCCAGTGGGACATGTTCCTGGCGCTGTGCGGCGCCACGGTGGCCATAGCCGCCTTCGGCCGGGCCCACCTGCGCAGTGTGGAGGAGTTGGTGGCGCGCGCCCGTGTCACCTGA